In Aegilops tauschii subsp. strangulata cultivar AL8/78 chromosome 3, Aet v6.0, whole genome shotgun sequence, one genomic interval encodes:
- the LOC109784958 gene encoding katanin p60 ATPase-containing subunit A1: MANPLAGLQDHLKHARDYALEGLYDTSIIFFDGAIAQINKHLANLDDTFIRTKWMNCKKAISEEVEIVRQLDAQLKSFKEAPGTMRSSSPPIRSNNKSFLFQPLDEYPTSSPSTFDDPDVWAPPRDTNTPNRRSARGQSSARKSSQDGAWARGPSKTGTPSRGAKPSGSKASSAVRSSTASSTGGRKGKSSSSKADSASSDAEEGKSKKAQYEGPDGDLAAMLERDVLDSTPGVRWDDVAGLSEAKRLLEEAVVLPLWMPEYFQGIRRPWKGVLMFGPPGTGKTLLAKAVATECGTTFFNVSSATLASKWRGESERMVRCLFELARAYAPSTIFIDEIDSLCTSRGASGEHESSRRVKSELLVQIDGVNNSSTNEDGQPKIVMVLAATNFPWDIDEALRRRLEKRIYIPLPSFESRKSLISINLRTVEVATDVNIDEVARRTEGYSGDDLTNVCRDASMNGMRRKIAGKTRDEIKNMSKDDISKDPVAMCDFEEALVKVQKSVSPSDIERHEKWMAEFGSA; this comes from the exons ATGGCGAACCCCCTAGCCGGGCTGCAGGACCACCTCAAGCACGCGCGCGACTATGCGCTCGAGGGCCTCTACGACACCTCCATCATCTTCTTCGACGGCGCCATCGCGCAGATCAACAA GCATCTAGCTAATTTAGACGACACCTTTATCCGCACAAAATGGATGAACTGTAAGAAAGCTATAAGTGAAGAGGTAGAGATTGTGAGGCAGCTCGATGCCCAATTGAAGTCATTTAAAGAAGCCCCTGGGACAATGCGGTCCTCGTCGCCTCCTATTCGCTCTAATAATAAATCATTTCTGTTCCAACCATTGGACGAGTATCCCACATCATCGCCATCAACCTTTGACGACCCTGATGTATGGGCACCTCCAAGAGATACAAATACACCAAACCGAAGGTCAGCAAGAGGCCAATCTAGTGCAAGAAAATCCTCCCAAGATGGAGCTTGGGCACGGGGTCCATCAAAGACTGGAACACCTAGCCGTGGTGCAAAACCCAGCGGAAGTAAAGCAAGCTCTGCGGTAAGATCATCAACTGCTTCAAGCACTGGCGGGAGGAAAGGAAAATCAAGTTCGAGCAAGGCTGATTCAGCG AGCAGCGATGCTGAAGAAGGTAAGTCCAAGAAGGCACAGTATGAAGGACCGGATGGGGACTTAGCTGCCATGCTTGAAAGAGATGTTCTAGACTCTACCCCAGGAGTGAGATGGGATGATGTTGCAGGACTTAGTGAGGCCAAAAGACTCCTTGAGGAAGCAGTTGTGCTTCCTCTCTGGATGCCTGAATATTTTCAG GGTATTCGTCGACCTTGGAAAGGGGTTCTTATGTTTGGCCCACCAGGTACCGGGAAGACCCTTTTAGCTAAGGCAGTAGCTACAGAATGTGGAACAACATTCTTTAATGTTTCTTCTGCAACATTGGCTTCGAAATGGCGGGGGGAGAGTGAGCGCATGGTCCGTTGTTTATTTGAACTTGCAAGGGCCTACGCTCCAAGTACAATCTTCATTGATGAAATAGACTCCCTATGCACATCTCGTGG AGCTTCTGGTGAGCATGAATCATCGAGGAGGGTAAAGTCTGAACTTCTAGTGCAAATTGACGGTGTTAACAATAGCTCTACCAATGAAGATGGTCAGCCGAAAATTGTTATGGTTCTGGCAGCTACCAACTTTCCATGGGATATTGATGAAGCACTCAG GCGGAGGCTGGAAAAGCGTATCTATATTCCACTTCCAAGTTTTGAAAGCAGAAAGTCACTCATCAGCATAAATCTTAGAACGGTTGAG GTAGCTACTGATGTTAACATCGACGAAGTTGCACGAAGGACAGAAGGGTATAGTGGGGATGACCTGACAAATGTCTGTCGTGATGCTTCAATGAATGGTATGAGGCGAAAGATTGCAGGCAAGACCCGTGATGAGATCAAGAACATGTCAAAGGATGATATCTCAAAGGACCCGGTAGCCATGTGTGACTTTGAAGAAGCTTTGGTCAAGGTCCAGAAGAGTGTGTCGCCCTCTGATATCGAACGGCACGAGAAGTGGATGGCCGAGTTTGGATCCGCTTAA